In the genome of Luteitalea pratensis, the window TGCTGCGAATCTCGCCGGCCATCGAGGACCTCGTGATGCGCCGCGCCTCGGTCTCCGAGATTCGCCTCCAGGCCTACCGCGACGCCATGCGCACGCTACGTGAAGCCGCGCTGGCCAAGGTGATCGCTGGAGAGATGTCACTGGCCGAGGTGCTTCAGCACACCGTCGCCGTCGACATGCCTGTCGCGGGATTTGCCTGATGGGAGCCACCACTACCGTGACCCTGGGCGGCAGCGCTACCGACCGCGGACCAGTACGAGAAGTCAACGAGGACCGTGTCCTCTGCGAGGATCGCTACGGCCTGTACGCAATTTTCGATGGTGTCGGCGGCCACAACGCCGGTGAAGTGGCGTCGCAACTCGCGCTCGAGACGCTGGCCGGCTACATCGCCCGTTCGGCGAGCAACGCCGACGACGACACGTGGCCACTCGGGTGGGATCCGCGCCTCTCGGCGACGTCCAATCGCCTGCGCACTGCCGTCGTGCTGGCCAACCAGCGCGTGCACCTGGCCGCGCAATCCGATCCGAGCCTGGAGGGCATGGCCACGACCGTGGCTGCCGTCCTCGTGGCTGGCAACGTCGTTTCGTTCGCGCACGTCGGCGACAGCCGCATCTATCGCCTGGAGCCGGGGCCATCCCGACTGCTCACCGAAGACGACGCGGCGACGGTGGACCAGTTCGACGCCGACGGAGAACGCATCGGCTCGCGGCGCGCGCTCACGCGTGCGCTGGGTGCCGAAACCGACGTGACGCCGTCGATGGCCGAGATGCCGGTTCCGCCACACATCCGCCTCCTGCTCTGCAGCGACGGCCTGCATGGCGTCATCGGGCTCGAGGAGATCGATCCGGAGGCCTTCATCGGCGCCCCGCACTCCGTGGCGGAGCGGTTGATGACCCAGGCCATCGACGCCGGCACTCGCGACAACGTCAGCGTCCTCGTCGTGGACGTGGGAGAAAAGGCGTGAACA includes:
- a CDS encoding PP2C family protein-serine/threonine phosphatase, which encodes MGATTTVTLGGSATDRGPVREVNEDRVLCEDRYGLYAIFDGVGGHNAGEVASQLALETLAGYIARSASNADDDTWPLGWDPRLSATSNRLRTAVVLANQRVHLAAQSDPSLEGMATTVAAVLVAGNVVSFAHVGDSRIYRLEPGPSRLLTEDDAATVDQFDADGERIGSRRALTRALGAETDVTPSMAEMPVPPHIRLLLCSDGLHGVIGLEEIDPEAFIGAPHSVAERLMTQAIDAGTRDNVSVLVVDVGEKA